In Ascaphus truei isolate aAscTru1 chromosome 7, aAscTru1.hap1, whole genome shotgun sequence, one genomic interval encodes:
- the VANGL2 gene encoding vang-like protein 2, with the protein MDNESQYSGYSYKSGHSRSSRKHRDRRDRHRSKSREGSRTDKSVTIQAPGEPLLDNESTRGEERDDNWGETTTVVTGTSEHSISHDDITRITKDMEDSANLDCSRHLGVVLGGALALLSFLTPIAFMLLPQILWRDDLEPCGTACEGLFISVAFKLLILLLGSWALFFRRPKAFFPRVFVFRALLMVLVFLLVVSYWLFYGVRILDSRDRNYQGIVQYAVSLVDALLFVHYLAVVLLELRQLQPQFTIKVVRSTDGASRFYNIGHLSIQRVAVWILENYYHDFPVYNPALLNLPKSILSKKMSGFKVYSLGEENTTNNSTGQSRAVIAAAARRRDNSHNEYYYEEAEHERRVRKRKARLVVAVEEAFTHIKRLQEEDQKNPREVMDPREAAQAIFASMARAMQKYLRTTKQQPYHTMESILQHLEFCITHDMTPKAFLERYLGPGPTIQYHKDRWLAKQWTLVSEEPVTNGLKDGVVFVLKRQDFSLVVSTKKIPFFKLSEEFVDPKSHKFVMRLQSETSV; encoded by the exons ATGGACAACGAGTCCCAGTACTCCGGGTACTCCTACAAATCCGGCCACTCCCGGAGTTCCCGCAAACACAG GGATCGGAGGGACAGACACCGCTCGAAAAGCCGGGAAGGAAGTCGCACCGATAAATCCGTCACTATCCAGGCTCCCGGAGAGCCCTTATTGGATAATGAGTCCACGAGAGGAGAAGAGCGG GACGATAACTGGGGAGAAACTACGACAGTGGTTACGGGCACATCTGAGCACAGCATCTCCCACGATGACATCACACGCATCACCAAGGACATGGAGGACAGCGCCAACCTGGACTGCTCCCGGCACCTTGGGGTTGTCCTTGGAGGGGCTCTGGCGCTCCTCTCCTTCTTGACCCCCATCGCCTTTATGCTGCTGCCCCAGATCCTGTGGCGGGATGATCTGGAGCCTTGTGGCACGGCCTGCGAGGGCCTCTTCATCTCCGTGGCCTTTAAGCTGCTCATCCTTCTCTTGGGTAGTTGGGCGCTCTTCTTCCGTCGCCCAAAAGCATTCTTCCCCCGGGTGTTCGTCTTCCGAGCGCTGCTCATGGTGCTTGTCTTCCTGCTGGTGGTGTCTTACTGGCTCTTCTATGGAGTGCGGATCCTGGACTCCCGGGATAGGAATTACCAGGGAATAGTGCAGTATGCGGTCTCCCTGGTGGATGCTCTGCTGTTTGTGCACTACCTGGCTGTAGTGCTGCTGGAGCTCAGGCAGCTCCAGCCTCAGTTCACCATCAAGGTGGTGAGGTCAACGGATGGGGCCAGCCGGTTCTACAACATTGGCCACCTAAG TATTCAGCGAGTTGCCGTTTGGATTCTGGAAAATTATTATCACGACTTCCCCGTCTACAACCCTGCTCTCCTGAACCTGCCCAAATCCATCCTGTCCAAGAAAATGTCTGGCTTCAAGGTCTACTCCCTCGGAGAGG aaaacacCACGAACAACTCTACGGGGCAGTCCCGGGCGGTAATCGCCGCCGCGGCCAGGAGGAGGGACAACAGCCACAACGAGTATTACTATGAGGAGGCGGAGCACGAGCGCAGAGTACGCAAGCGGAAGGCCAG GCTGGTGGTTGCCGTGGAAGAGGCGTTCACCCATATCAAACGGCTGCAGGAGGAGGACCAGAAAAACCCCCGTGAGGTCATGGACCCCAGAGAGGCAGCTCAGGCCATCTTCGCCTCCATGGCGAGAGCCATGCAGAAGTACCTCCGTACAACAAAGCAGCAGCCGTACCACACTATGGAGAGCATCCTGCAGCATCTGGAGTTCTGCATCACCCACGACATGACTCCCAAG GCTTTTTTGGAGCGGTACCTGGGCCCGGGGCCAACCATCCAGTACCACAAGGACCGCTGGCTAGCCAAGCAGTGGACATTAGTTAGCGAGGAGCCAGTAACCAATGGTTTGAAAGACGGTGTTGTGTTCGTCTTAAAGCGCCAAGACTTCAGCCTGGTGGTCAGCACTAAAAAGATCCCCTTCTTTAAGCTCTCGGAGGAGTTTGTGGACCCCAAATCTCATAAATTTGTTATGAGGCTGCAATCAGAAACCTCAGTTTGA